One window from the genome of Diospyros lotus cultivar Yz01 chromosome 11, ASM1463336v1, whole genome shotgun sequence encodes:
- the LOC127813060 gene encoding uncharacterized protein LOC127813060 → MKICSLTCSSSGCERNWSIFEHLHNKKRNRLEQRLNDLVFVKYNRALRRRFNLRKSIDPISLDEIDESNEWLLGTIDQLDDSDNELVHEGDDLTWVDVSRASGVEKAHYATRSNAPTLNLTKSRRSATTSNAPIEPDEDEEEERYDVEEEDIGDDVSDDGNMEMLDLDVDNEDDF, encoded by the exons ATGAAGATTTGTAGTCTCACTTGTAGCTCTTcaggttgtgaaagaaattggagtatCTTTGAGCAT cttcataacaaaaagagaaatcgATTGGAGCAACGTCTTaatgatttggtatttgtgAAGTATAATAGAGCTTTGAGACGTCGCTTCAATTTACGTAAATCAATAGATCCCATTTCCTTGGATGAAATTGATGAAAGTAATGAGTGGTTGCTTGGGACAATTGACCAACTTGATGATTCAGATAATGAACTTGTACATGAGGGCGATGATTTAACATGGGTTGATGTTTCTAGAGCTTCCGGTGTTGAAAAAGCTCACTATGCAACTAGATCAAATGCTCCAACTCTAAATTTGACAAAGAGTAGAAGAAGcgctactacttcaaatgctccaattgaacctgatgaagatgaagaggaagagagatatgatgtggaagaagaggatattggAGATGATGTTTCTGATGATGGGAATATGGAAATGTTAGATCTTGATGTTGACAAcgaggatgatttttag